One genomic segment of Coffea arabica cultivar ET-39 chromosome 6e, Coffea Arabica ET-39 HiFi, whole genome shotgun sequence includes these proteins:
- the LOC140009532 gene encoding uncharacterized protein, which yields MEKPLQKLLIQHFSHEHLLERRLFPPEGNCICFGCKLQILPGKHGYRCRKCPFYLHQVCYSMPQKIQHPVDPNHHLTLLAMPSDFDKAIDCEACEQTIAGFYYNCATCGTFYHMLCLATPLSVKLPVHPHTVKLEFSPPYKFQCDLCDMPSHRGWLYRCGFCEFDVHISCAIMDSQAMLQLQPQTRVLEIDGRTDADSKRHELMALVLKGIAGLQGQENFPSQSEYYQPSPLSEYAPTPSFQLSEACFSIDIERSFIHDGLESKEADFHLVQLQESKETKKIGYVVLTKGDVHDPKQPNPVVTPAKNPSDGSRIGTPQKGQKPANSPAIGSHVWVELGQENAKANASNDNAGHVHQTQEQGRWCSCW from the exons ATGGAGAAACCACTGCAGAAGCTTCTAATACAACATTTCAGTCATGAACATCTATTAGAACGTAGACTGTTTCCACCTGAAGGAAACTGCATCTGCTTTGGCTGCAAACTTCAGATATTGCCTGGCAAGCATGGTTACCGGTGCAGAAAATGCCCCTTTTATCTTCACCAAGTGTGCTACAGCATGCCTCAAAAGATTCAGCATCCAGTTGATCCAAATCATCACCTCACCCTCCTTGCCATGCCATCAGACTTTGACAAGGCCATTGACTGCGAGGCATGTGAACAGACTATCGCTGGATTTTACTACAACTGTGCAACATGTGGTACTTTCTACCATATGTTGTGCTTAGCAACTCCTCTATCTGTTAAGCTTCCTGTCCATCCTCACACAGTCAAACTTGAATTTTCCCCACCCTACAAGTTCCAGTGTGATTTATGTGACATGCCCAGTCATCGTGGCTGGCTTTATCGATGTGGCTTCTGTGAATTTGATGTCCACATTTCTTGTGCCATCATGGATTCACAAGCTATGTTGCAATTGCAGCCACAGACCAGAGTTTTAGAAATCGATGGAAGAACAGATGCTGATAGTAAGCGCCACGAATTGATGGCCTTAGTATTGAAGGGGATTGCAGGCTTGCAGGgtcaagaaaattttccaagtCAATCAGAATATTATCAACCAAGTCCACTGTCAGAGTATGCTCCAACTCCAAGTTTTCAACTCAGCGAAGCATGTTTCTCAATAGATATTGAAAGATCATTTATACATGATGGTCTGGAAAGCAAAGAAGCAGATTTCCATCTGGTGCAGCTTCAGGAATctaaagaaacaaagaaaattggCTATGTTGTTTTAACCAAAGGAGATGTCCACGATCCAAAGCAGCCTAATCCAGTGGTTACTCCGGCTAAAAATCCATCAGATGGTTCTCGTATTGGAACTCCACAAAAAGGTCAAAAGCCAGCAAATTCACCTGCCATTGGTTCTCATGTTTGGGTGGAATTAGGCCAAGAAAATGCTAAAGCAAATGCATCAAATGACAACGCAGGCCATGTACATCAGACCCAAGAACAA GGTCGTTGGTGCTCATGCTGGTAA